The DNA sequence GGATTCTGGAAGATGGAAAGATGATCGTAGTGAGGAACTTGATGGAGGAAAACGATCTGGCCGTTCATCCACAGCCTCGGGCATGGGCAGTCACACGCAATTTGGGGCTTCGAGATTGTTCAGTAGGAGTGACTATACTGATACGGTCAATGTGGACGAGGCTGATACTGCCATATCTCCAAATAAACCTCGATGGTCTTCAAGTAATCTGAGTAAAGGGAGACTTAACCTAGCTGACAAAATTCGTCAACAACGACAGGAGGAAGAGGATGCAAGAAAGGCCAGAGAAGTTGCTTTCGATACAGGGCTAATTGGACCAGGAGGAGTGATTGCGGAAGGCGCGGAACACGTTATTCTCCATGAAATCCCCGAACAGGAGATCCATGGGAACCTGCCGGGCGTGTCATATGAAACAGGTCAGAGCTTTGACTTGAATAGTGAACCAATTAATATTGATGGAACTGGTGATGGAATTATTGACAGCGGAGAGGAGGCTGGAAGACTGGAGAGTGCAGATGGTACTGATGTGAATGGAATGGGTATGGAGGATGACCCATTTCAACTGGCCCCTATAATTGAGGCAGTTATGAAGGAACAGAAAGGGAGAAAACGTAATATCCAGGAAATGGCGCTAACATCGACAACTACACTAGAGGAGCCAATAGCTACCAGACCAAGGAAAGGTGTTTTCTTTAAAGAGGCGGATGAGACCAGCCGTAAGGGGTCCCCCACGGATCCATGAAGATAATCACGTGGAACTGTCAGGGTATCGGGGGTGACCTGACCGTTGACAATTTGCTGGAGCAGAACCGGCTTCACACCCCTGACATGGTTATTCTGCTAGAAACTAAGAATAAAAGTAGGAGCTTCATCCATCTGAAAATGAGTTTGGGTATGGAACACTGGTTTGCTGTTGAGCCTCGGGGCATTGGAGGTGGTATATGTGTTTTCTGGAGAGATGAGACTCATGTGGTGTTAATGAAATCGGAGGAATTTTTGGTGGAACTCAAACTGAGGGATGACATGATGAACTGCAGCTGGAGACTATTCGCCATTTATGCTAGTACTGATGAAAATAAGAGAAGGGAGCAATGGCAAGAATTATCAAAACGTATTGGCCAAGTAAGGGACCGTTGCCTCCTCCTGGGAGACTTCAACGACATCCTTTGTAATGAAGAGAATGAGGGAGGAAATTACAGACCGGCTGTTAGTCTACGTGACTTTAGGGATTT is a window from the Malus domestica chromosome 16, GDT2T_hap1 genome containing:
- the LOC139192776 gene encoding uncharacterized protein, which gives rise to MKIITWNCQGIGGDLTVDNLLEQNRLHTPDMVILLETKNKSRSFIHLKMSLGMEHWFAVEPRGIGGGICVFWRDETHVVLMKSEEFLVELKLRDDMMNCSWRLFAIYASTDENKRREQWQELSKRIGQVRDRCLLLGDFNDILCNEENEGGNYRPAVSLRDFRDFVARDELMDLGYEGYPFTWRNNRESMPIQQRLDRGLATMGWYEMYPNTKIKHVLLEGSDHALLLLSTDKGLNRKGRQFTFDGRWSRSEECRNLVGEEWHDKINGSHAFRFCDKLKHLRRRLKAWYKGR